One genomic region from Campylobacter concisus encodes:
- a CDS encoding twin-arginine translocation signal domain-containing protein, with translation MQKNRREFLKKAGLVGAVAATAGVATAAASNLKYGKSKKTEVLYKRSKNWDLYYEQAK, from the coding sequence ATGCAAAAAAATAGGCGAGAATTTTTAAAAAAGGCGGGGCTAGTCGGAGCGGTAGCGGCTACGGCCGGAGTAGCGACGGCAGCGGCGTCAAACCTAAAATACGGTAAAAGCAAAAAGACCGAAGTGCTTTATAAAAGAAGCAAAAACTGGGATCTATACTACGAACAAGCAAAATAA